The DNA sequence CCGCATTGCCGACGTCGAGGTGCATCCGCGCGATCCGCGCACCTGGTACGTGGCGGCCGGGTCGGGCGGCGTCTGGAAGACCACGAACAGCGGCGTGACGTTCGCGCCGATCTTCGAGAAGCAGGCATCGTACTCCATTGGCGAGATCACGCTTGACCCGAGCAACCCAGATGTCGTCTGGATCGGCACCGGCGAGAACGTCAGCGGTCGCCACGTAGGCTGGGGCGACGGCGTGTACCGCTCGCGCGACGGCGGGCGCAACTGGCAGCGCATGGGGCTCGCGAATTCGCAGCACATCGGGCGCATCCTCGTGGACCCGCGCGACGGCAATCGGGTGCTCGTGGCCTCCGAGGGTCCGCTGTGGTCGGCCGGCGGTGAACGCGGCGTGTATCGCTCCACCGATGGTGGGGCGACGTGGACCGCCACGCTGCAGATCGACGAGCACACGGGCGTCACGGACCTCGAGTTCGATCCCTCGAACCCCGACGTGATCTACGCCGCGGCCTACCAGCGTCGCCGCCACGTCTGGGGCTTCCTCGCGGGCGGCGCCGGCTCCGGCATCTACAAGTCCACCGACAACGGACGCACGTGGCGCAAGCTGAGCGTTGGGCTCCCGACCGGCGAGATCGGCAAGATCGGCCTCGCCGTCACGCCCGCCGACCCGTCGCGGCTCTACGCCACGATCGAAGCCGCGGGCGACAAGCGGGGCTTCTACGCCTCGATGGACCGCGGCGAGAGCTTCGAGCGCCGCAACGCATACATCTCCGGCGGCACCGGCCCGCACTACTACCAGGAGATCGAAGCCTCGCCGACGGACCCGGACCTCGTCTACCAGATGGACGTGTTCCTCAACGTCACCCGCGACGGTGGGCGCACGTTCGCCAACCTCGAGACGGGCCACGACAAGCACAGCGACAACCACGCGCTGTGGATCGATCCCGCCGACGGCCGGCACCTCATCGTCGGTACCGACGGCGGTCTCTACGAAAGCTTCGACGAAGGCCAGCGCTGGCGGCACTTCCCGAATCTCCCGCTCTCGCAGTTCTACAAGGTCGCCCTCAACGACCGCTCGCCGTTCTATGACGTGCTCGCCGGTGCGCAGGACCTCGGCACGCTGCACGGCCCGTCGCGTACGCTGCATCGCGAGGGCGTGCGCAACCAAGACTGGTACGTGCCACTCGGCGCCGACGGCTACGGCGTGGCCTTCGAGCCCGGCAACCCGGACCTGATGTACCTCATGTGGCAGGAGGGCATGCTCGCGCGGAAGGACCGGCGCAACGACGAAACGGTGATGATCAAGCCGCAGCCCGCCGCCACCGACGCGCCGGAGCGCTGGAACTGGGATTCACCGCTGCTGGTCAGCCCGCACCGGCCGACCCGCATCTACTTCGGTTCGCAGCGCGTGTGGCGCAGCGATGACCGCGGCGACAGTTGGACCGCCATCAGCGGCGACCTGACGCTCGGCGCGCCGCGATACGCGCAGAAGTTCTACGGGCGCACCCCGAGCATCGACGCGCTGTTCGACCACGGCGCGATGTCGAAGTACGCCACCACCACCGCCATCGCCGAGTCGCCACGGGCCGAGGGCACGCTGGCCGTCGGGACCGATGACGGCATCATCCAGGTGACCAGCGACGGTGGTGCGACTTGGACACGCGCCGCGACGCTGCCCGGCCTGCCGCCGCTCTCGTTCGTGAACGACGTCGAGTTCTCGCAGCACTCGGCGCAGACGCTCTTCGTCGCGGCCGACGCGCACAAGATCGGCGACTTCACACCATTCCTGTTCGTGAGCGCGGATCTGGGCAAGACCTGGCGTAACATCGCCGGCGACTTGCCGCGCGGGGCCATCGTGTGGGCGGTGCAGCAGGACACGGAGTCCGGCCTGCTCTTCGTCGGCACGGAACAGGGCGTGTTCTGGTCACCCAACGCCGGCACGAACTGGCATCGCCTCGGCACGTTGCCGACGATTCCCGTGCGCGACATCAAGCTGCATGCCCGCGACCGCGATCTCGTCGCGGCCACCTTCGGCCGCGGCATCTTCGTACTCGACGACTACACGCCGTTGCGCGCCATCGCCGCCGGCGCGCGCGCCGACGTCGCGACGCTGCTCCCCGTGCGCGATGCCTGGTGGTACGTGCCCGCCGAGGTCGGACAGGCGCCGGGGCGCCCGGAGCTCGGCACCGATGACTACGCGCTGGAGAACCCGCCGGTCGGCGCGCTGTTCACGTACTACGTGGCCGCCATGCCCAGCACGGCGCAGGAGACGCGCCGTGCCGAGGAGCGGCGGCTCGCAGAGCGCAATGCCGACATCCCCTTCCCGGGCTTCGATCGCCTGCGCAGCGAACGTGCGGAACCGAGTCCGCGGCTCGTCGTCGCGATTCGGGATGAAGCGGGCACCGTGGTGCGCATGCTCGAACTGCCGTCACGCCCGGGCCTGCATCGCGTCAACTGGGACCTCCGCCACGCGAGCCCGGACGTCATCAACCTGAATCCACCGGCCTTCAGTCCGCCGTGGGCGGGCGAGGCGCTCGGGCCGCTTGCGACGCCCGGTACTTACACGGCGCAACTGCACCTCGTGTCCGCTGCGGGCGTGCGCTCGCTCGGCGAGGCCCAGCGCTTCGCGGTGAAGCCGGTGCCATCGGTGCCTGGGAATCCGGACTTCACGGTTGTCGCAGCCTTCCAGCAGCGCGTGGCCGCGCTGCAGCGGCGCGTGGGTGCGGCGGGCCGTGAGCTCGGCAGCGCGCGTGAGCAACTCCGGCACGCGCGGGCCTCGATTCCGGCGGCGGCGCGCCCGAACCCGGCGTTGTACGCGCAGGTGGACTCCCTCGCCGCTGCAGTTGCCGTGCTCGAACGGCGACTGAACGGCGATCCGGTGCGGGGGTCGCTCGACGAGCCGCAGGAGCACGCCATCGCGCCGCGGCTCTGGGCTGCTGCGCAGTACGAGCACCGGTATCCGCCCACGGCCACGCAACGGCGCGAGGCCGAGTTGGCCGAGACGGAGCTCACGGCGCTCGAGCGCGACCTTCAGAGGCTGCTCGATGTCGACTTCGGTCGCCTGCATGCGGCGATGTCGGCCGCAGGCGCACCGTGGAGTGCAGGGCGGGGGCTCTCGCGTCCCTGACTAGGAGCTGCAGGACAGCATCGAGCATCCGGCCTTGTGCCGGGCCCAGTCGGGGCGCTTGGCGGCGAACGCCTCGCGCCCCGGCTGCGCGTCATAAGGGCGCCGCAGGGTGTCGAGCAGGTCGTGCAGCACTGATGCATCGCCGGCAGTCGCGGCGTCGATCGCCTGCTGCGCGAGATAGTTGCGCGGGATGAATCGCGGATTCGCACGCGTCATCGCTGCCTGCGTTGCCGCAACGTCCACGCTCGGCGCGTGACGCGCGGCATGCCAGCGTCGCAGCCATGCGGCCATCGCCGGTGTCTGCGCGTCGCGCTTGGCCGCATCGTAGAACATGTCCCCCAGTGCCGTCACCGCCGCCGCGTCATCCTGCGGCACCTCGCCCTGCCACTCCGTGAGGGCACGGAAGAACAGCGTGTGGTCGCCTTCCACGTCAGTCAGGAGTCCGAGCCCTTCCTGTGCCAGGGCCTCGTGCGTCGCGCTGAAATCCGGGAATCCGAACTTCGTCGCCAACATCGCGCGGTATTCGGCGTTGAAGCGGTCGACATACGCGCCGAGTCCGTCCTTCAGTGGCTCGATGTCGGCGAACAGCGGCCGCAGCGCGTCGGCGAAACGTTCGAGGTTCCACTGCGCGATCGCCGGCTGGTTCGCGTACCGGTACCGTCGCCCGCCCGCGTCCGTCGTGTTCGGCGTCCAGTGCGGGTCGAAGTCGTCGAGGAACCCGTACGGGCCGTAGTCGATCGTCAGCCCCAGCACGCTCATGTTGTCGGTGTTCATCACGCCGTGCACGAAGCCCACGCGCATCCACTGGACGAGCATGCTCGCCGTGCGCGCGCAGACCTCGCGGAACCACTGCGCGTAGCGCGCCGGGGCTGCCGCGTCGATATGCGGGAAGTCCCGCGCAATCGTGAAGTCGGCCAGCTGGCGCAGCAGCGTCTCGTCGCCGCGGGCTGTGGCAATCTCGAAGTTGCCAAAGCGGATGAAGCTCGGCGCCACGCGGCAGACCACCGCGCCAGGCTCCATCTGCGGATTGCCGTCGTAGAACATGTCGCGCATCACGGGCTCGCCGGTGTGCACCACGGAGAGTGCGCGCGTCGTCGGCACGCCGAGGTGGTGCATGGCCTCGGAGCAGAGGAACTCGCGGATGCTCGAACGCAGGACCGCACGGCCGTCGGCCGTGCGCGAGTACGGCGTCGGGCCCGCGCCCTTCAGTTGCAGCTCCCAGCGTTCGCCACGCGCGTTGACCACCTCGCCAAGCGAGATGGCGCGCCCGTCGCCAAGCTGGCCGGCCCAGTGGCCGAACTGATGGCCTCCGTAGCAGGCCGCATAGGGTTGCATGCCGGTGAGCAGCGCGTTGCCGCCGAAGACCTCGGCGAAACGCGGCGATGTGTGGTCGTCCGGACCGAAACCCACGAGCTCGGCGACCTCACGCGCGTGCGCGAGCAACGTCGGTGTTGCGACGGGCGTCGGTGACACGGCGCTCCACGCGGCGCCATGTACCTGGCGCCGCTCGTTGGTGCCGCGCGGGTCGCCGGGAAGCTCGCGGACGAAGCGGTTGTCGAAGGCCAGCGGCGTCTTCACCGCGCTCCGAACCGCAGCACCGTCATGGCGCCTGTCTCTGGATCGCTGCCGATCCCCGCCACCGCAGTGAGCGTTAGCACCGGCGTGATACCGGGCACGAGGTTCGCCGGCAGCTCGACTACTGTCTTGAAGCGCCCATCCGCCTCGAACACGTCGAACACGCTCCTCGCGTGGCCGTTCGGCACCCAGCGCCGCACCCAGACCAAGCCATCGGGCGCGGCGAACACATCGAGGATCGGCGCGTAGGTCTCGGGCAGACGCAGTGCCCACACGTCGTCGGGGATCCCCGAGATCTGCGCGCGCGGAATGTTCGCGATGGAGTCCAGCCGCAGCCGCAGCGCCGCCAGGGAGTCACGCCGCTCGCCAGCCGGAATGCGAAGCGCCGGCGTCGCACGGCGAAACTCCCGCACGAGACGCCCGCTGCGGTCCACTTCGCGGATCACGTACTCGCGCCCGCTCGTGTACAGCACCGTGCCGCGCGGCGTGATGTCCCACGACGGCATGCCGGTGAAGGGCGCGCGGTTCAGCCCCGGCAGGATGCGCCCGCTGCCCGCCGACAGCCGCACGGACGCCCATCCCGACGGCACGTTCTCGATCACGGGCACGGCAATCGAGTCCACGCGCGCCCCAGCGGGGCTGAAGATCCACCATTCGCCCATCTGGCGGCTCTGGTCCATCACGTTGAAGCTCGGATAGTACAGCCGTCCCTGCGCGTCGAACCGGCTCGCCAGCGTGGACGTCCAGTCGTTCATCGCGCCGCCGTTGTACCGCGTCTCGTAGCGACTCAAGCGGCCGGTCGCCCCGTCCGCGGCGAAGCGCGAGACGTGCCCTTGATCGCGCACGTAGAGCTTGCCATCCGGTCCGATGGCGATGCCGGTCGGCGCGAGGAACTCGCCCGGTCCCTGTCCCTGCCGCCCGATCGCACGCTGCGACCGCCCACGCATGTCGAACACCCAGATCTTGTGCTCGGCGAAGTCGGAGACGTACACGTTGCCGCGGGCATCCACCGCGATGCCGGTGAGCTTCCCGAGCGAATCCGCCGTCGGGTGCTCACCTTCGACCACCGACCAGAGCAGCGGTAACCGAAGCGTGTCGCTACGCTGTGCCGCTGCGGGTCGCGGCGCAAACGACAGGCCGATGAGCGCGATGAGCGCGATGAGCGCGATGAGACGCCTGGGCCAACCGAACGCGATTGCCGATGTCATCACGACTCCGAGGTGAGAGCCCATTCGACACGATCGCCCACGCGAACGGTTCCCCCGCGAATCACCTGTCCGAACGCACCGCCGCCCCAGTCCGGCGCGAGCCTCGCCCGCAAACCGTCACAAGCCTCGTCCATGCGCTCGCAGGGCGTCGTGTGCCCGCCGATCCTCACCAGCGTCTCGCCGATGCGCAGCACGCGGTCGCGCGTCTCCACCAAGCGAATGCCGCTGATCATCAAGTTCGCCCGCCGCGCGCTGTAGGGAATCGCCGCCTGCAGTTCCTCCTGCATGCGGTCCCACACCTCACGCTCGATGATCGTCACGTGACGCCGCGTGCTGCGCCCGACGCTGCCGGCCAAGCCCTGGCCCGCGACGAGCTCGCCGGCGTCGAGCGCGTCCATCGGCCCGCGGTGCGCGCGCTTCTGCCAGATGGCCTCGAGGCGACCGATCGGCTCAGGCACCGGCCGACACCAAGCGCTGGATCGCTCGCAGGCCCTCGTCACCCACGTCGAGCGACCACTCGTTCACATACAGCTTGATGTGCTGCGCGCAGACCTCGGCGCTCATCTCCTGTGCATGCTGCCGTACGTAGTCGGCGCTGGCATCCGGATGGTCAAACGCGTGCTGCACGCTGGCGCGGATCGCACGCTCGGCGGCGCTGCGCGTCTCGGCATCGAGATCGGCGCGCGCGCAGATGCCCGCCAAGGGCACCGGCAGCGACGTCTCGCGCTCCCACCACCCACCGAGGTCCTGCGCCTTGTGCAACCCGTGCTCGTGATAGGTGAACCGGCTCTCGTGGATGATCAGTCCTGCGTCCACCTCACCGTTCGCGACGGCGCGCAGGATCTTGTCGTAGCGCAGCTCCACGGTGTCGCGCAGCTCGGGCGCGGCCAGCCGGAGCAGGCGGAACGCCGTGGTCTCCTTGCCGGGAATCGCCACGCGCCCTCGCACCGCCTCAGCCAGCGACATCGGCGTGCGCGTCACGACGAGCGGGCCGACGCCGTGCCCCAGCGCCGCACCGCTGCGCAGCATCGTGTAGCGATCGCCCACGGCGGCGAAGGCGCCGACGCTGAGCTTCGTCAGGTCGAACGCCCCGTCGTGTGCGCGACGGTTGAGCTCTTCGATATCGAGCAACACCGGCTCGATGCGGAACGGCATGCCGACGAGTCCGTGCGCCAGCGCATGGAACGCGAACGTATCGTTGGGGCAGGGCGAGTAGCCGAACGTCAGCGTGCGCATGCGGCGATCGCCTCCACGAGCCTCGGCGTCATCGCCGCGAGCGTCGAGAACGCATGGTCGAAGTGCCAGCGGCTGCGGTCGGTCTCCTCGATCTCGTTGGAGACGGCGCGGACCTCGATCGCAGGAACGCCCGCGAGCTGCGCGGCCCGCAAGACGGCGAATCCTTCCATCGCCTCGACGTCGCAGCCGACGCTGCCGCCCACGCGAGCCACCGTGGCGATCGGCAGGCGCAGGGCATCCGGCAGCGCCTGCGAGACGCAGGCGAGAAGCTGCGCATCGGGCAACACCTCCGAAGGCGCGAACTTCGCAGGCACGCGGAGGTCGGTGTAGCGCGCCGCTGTGCCGATCACCAATGCCGCAGGCCCGATCCCGCTTGCGCGCCGGGCTCCCGCGATGCCCACATGCAGGATTGCCCGCGGCCGATGGTCAGCGAGCACCGCCGCCACGTGTGCGGCGGCATCCACGGGCCCCACGCCGCACACCAGCGTTGCGCACGAGAGATTCGGCGCGAGCTCAGCAGGCGTCGCAGCGACTACGAGGATCTCCGGGGCAGCGACCATAGCTGGGAAAATAACCCCCGATGCCGAATCAGCGTTCGCGCCGGGCCGTGTCCGGCCACAGCTGCTGCAGCCATCGCACCTGATGCCGCAGCGCGTCGGCACGGGCGAGCGGGTCGGGGTCGAAGGCATTCTCCTGCTCGGCGAGATTGCGCGTGAGCAGGTGGCCGAGGCCCTCGTAGACGCGGAGATCGCAGGACTGGCGTTGCGCGGCGAGCAGCACGCAAAAGCGCTGCGCCCCTCGGAGCGGCGTCAGCGAATCCTCCGCGCCCTGGACGAGCACGGTCGGTGGCATGTCCGCGCGGCCGTTGGCCACAGGCGACACCTCGGCCGCCGAGGCGCGTCCGCGCAGCAGGCGACCAAAGTGCGCGTCGCCTTCCACATCCACGGCCGGGGAGAGCAGCAGCAAGGCGTCCGCGCCGCGCTCGGCCAGCGCCTCGGGACAGCCGATCGTCACCGTGCTGGCCGCAAGGTGTCCACCGGCTGACACGCCGTAGACGGCCACGCGCGAGGCGTCCACGCCCAGCGAGTCTGCCTGCAGCCGCGTCCAGCGCAGCGCCGCGCACACGTCGACGATCGCCTCAAGCGGCGTCGCCACGCTGTCGCTTAACCGATACTCCACCGCGAAGGCCTCGAATCCGCCTGCCGCGAAAGCGGCTGCCGCCGGATACACCCAGCTCGGGTCGCCGGCTGACCAGCCACCGCCATGCAGCAGGAGCACGGCGGGCCGGGCACTGCGCGCTGGGTCCGCCGACGCAAACCGATGGGCGCGCAGCGTGTCACCGCCAACCACCGCGTATGGCAGCAGCGCCTGCGGCATGGGGGACGCAGCCGCCGGGCCCGCCGTGCGGCAAGCCGAAGCGCCGAGCGCTACGGCGGCAAGGAATGCGCGGCCCGCGCACCGCGCGAGCCGACTGCTGCTGGGGACGTTGGGCACGAGTGGGGTGAGGGCGAACGAAATATCGGCGTCGCTGCTTGATTGCGCATCCATGGATGCGCAATCATGACGCTTCTCGTGTCCCGCCGCGATGCGCGCGGTCGCTATCTCAACACGCCGCCGAGCCGCCAGCCCAGTATCGCGCGGGTGCTGACGGCATTGTGGACGGAGCGCGGTGCGGTCACCCGCCCGCAGGCGCCTGTCCCGATCGTACCGCGCCGCGCCGACGATTTCCATGCAGCGCCGGCAGATGGACTCCGCGTCACGTGGCTCGGCCACGCGAGTAGCATCGTGGAGATCGAGGGCCTGCGCTTCCTGCTCGACCCCGTGTGGGCCGAGCGGGCGTCGCCGCTCGGCGCGATTGGTCCGCGTCGCTTTCATGCACCGCCGCTGCCGCTCGACGCGTTGCCGGTGATCGACGCCGTCCTGCTCTCGCACGATCACTACGACCACCTCGATGCCGCGGCCATCCGCCAACTCGCCGCGCGCGGACTGCGGTTCATCGTGCCGCGAGGACTCGGCGCGCACCTGGCGCGCTGGCGCGTGCCCGCCGCGCAGGTGCTGGAGATGGACTGGTGGGAGGAAGTGCGTCTCGGGGGCCTGCGCGTCGTCGCGACGCCGGCGCGTCACTTCAGTGGTCGCGCCTGGCACTTCGGCGACCGCGATCGCGCACTCTGGTGCGGCTTTGCGCTGATCGGTGCGCAGCGGCGGTTCTACTACGCCGGAGATTCTTCGTACTTCGGCGGATTCGCAGAGGTTGGCAGAGCCTTCGGGCCCTTTGACGCCGCGATGATCGAAATCGGCGCGTATTCGCAGGCCTGGCCCGACGTGCACATCGGGCCGGAAGCCGCGGTGCGCGCCGCGCGCGACGCACGCGCCGGCGTGTTCCTGCCCGTGCATTGGGGCACGTTCGATCTGGCGTTCCATGGATGGACCGAGCCCATCGAACGCGCCCTCGTCGCGGCAGCGCGGGAGGCGCAGCCGATCGCCGTGCTGCGCCCGGGCGCGCAGTGGACGCCGAGCGAAGGAGCGTCCGTCGACCGCTGGTGGCCGTCACTGCCGTGGCGCACGGCGGAGCAGTACCCGCTGCCGCTGCCCTAGGGTCGCTCTTGCTGTCCGGGCGCGCGCGGCGGCAACATTGAGCGTGGCCTACTCCCACGACAATCCGTCCGACAACGCCGCTGCGAGGTTCACCACCGACGGCACGCTGCACGGCCTCATCACCGGCGTGCTCGGAGTGTTCTTCACGGTGTTGCTGCAGGTGAAGGGCTACCTGCCCGGTAACCCGCTGATCCTCCCGATCGGCGGCGCCGCGGCGTTTTTCATCGGGCGCGGCATCGCCCGGGCGGCGTTCGGGGCTGGCGCGCAGATGGTCACGTCGGTGTACTCACCGAGCGGCGACACCACGAAGTACACGCCGACCTTCTCGCATATCGAGGCGCTGGAGATCAAGGGCGACCTGGATGGCGCCGCCGCCGCGTGGGACGCTGCCGTCGCGGAGAATCCGCAGAGCGTGCTGACGCTCGTGCGCGCCGCCGACTTTCACCTGCGGCTCCGCCAGGATGCCAATGCAGCCCTGGAGCGCTTCGTCGCCGCGCGTACACTCGGCACCGGCACACCCGACGCGCGCCGCTACGTCCAGCAGAAGATCGTCGACCTCTACCTCGGCCCGCTGCGGGATGACGGCCGCGCGATGGTTGAGCTGCGCCGGCTCATCGACGGGTTTCCCGGCACGCGTGAGGCGGATGGGGCCCGCGCCGCGCTCGCGGAGCTCAAGGCGCGTCGCGCCGACGCGTAAGGCCGGCACGTGCTCACGCTGCTGCTCAAGAAGCACGGTGATGGGCGGACGGCGCTGACGCTCGGGCGCGCCGACGGCACGCGCACCTGGCAACGGCAGGAGCGCCACGCCGCGTTCTTCGTGCCGCATGATCTCACGCACTTCGCCGTCGAATCGGAGCTCGGCCTGCGCCACGCCTTCTATGGTCTCGTCGCGCAGGGCTGGGACTTCGACGATTTCCTGCCGCCATATCCTCGGGGACCGCTCGGCGCGGAGGCGCTGTGGGCCGAGACGCTCGTCGGTCTCCTCGATGTCGAACGCGGCACGACCGCTCCCGGCGAGACGATGATGTCGGCAGACGAGTTCAACGCGCAACTCACGGCGAAGCTCGCCGACGCAGGGCTGGCGCCTCCGAGACACCTTGATGAGCGCACGCTCGCCGCGATCTGTGACCGACGTGAGGCGCTGCTCGCCGACTGGCACGCGCTCCCCGCGGGTGACACCCTGCGCCTCGTCATCGACGCGTGACGCGCAGCGGCGCATCGGTGGACGTGTTCCGGACCGTGGCGCGCGACGTCCAGCGCTAATCAACACCTAACGGAACCACGCGGCGCCCCTCGTGTTTAGAGGACACTCGCGCATCGCGCTTCGCGGCTGCGCCACTCGTTCTTCAAGCACATCAGGAGTTCACGTCATGCGATTCACCATCGCCGCGCTCGCGCTCGTCCTCGGCAGCACCGTTGCGTCCGCTCAGCATGCGGGCCACACCATGACCGGCCCGGCCGCTGCGCCGGCCGCGTCCACCAAGGACATCGTCACGGTCGCCGTCGAAGCCGGTTCGTTCACGACGCTCGCCGCGGCGCTGCAGGCCGCCGGCCTCGTCGAGACGCTCAAGGGCCCCGGCCCGTTCACCGTCTTCGCGCCGACGGATGCCGCGTTCGCCAAGCTCCCGGCTGGCACGGTGCAGGCGCTGCTCAACGACATTCCGCGTCTTCGCGCCATCCTCACGTACCATGTGGTGGCCGGCAAGGTCGAGGCGAAGGACGTCGTGAAGCTCACGTCGGCCAACACCGTGCAGGGCCAGCCGATCAGCATCCGTGTCGTCGACGGCAAGGTGCGCATCAACGATGCCACCGTCGTCACGCCGGACGTGCAGGCGTCGAACGGCGTCATCCACGTGATCGACACGGTCATCCTGCCGAAGAACTGAGTCCGACGCGCTGCGTCGCGTCATCTTGACGCGGCGCGGCGCAACCGGGACGTTTGAGGCCGATGCAAGGCCTCTCCGTTCCATCCTGGGCGCTGCCGCTCGCGGGTCTCCTGACCCTCGCCGCGGCAGCGCTCTGGCTTTGGCGGCGCTGGACGGCGCGCCTCGCGCGGCGGGCGCTGCTGCGCTTCCGGGCCCGCGTCGATCGCTTCAAGCTCACCGGCAAGCGCTACATCGTCCAGTCGCTGCTCGCCGATGAACGCATCGCCGCCGCCGTAGACGCACATGCCACCGAGCACGGTGTACCGCGCGCCCCGGTGTGGCGCCGCGTCGAGACGTATCTCGACGAGATCGTTCCCAGCTTCAACCTCTTCATGTACTACCAGTTCGGCTACGCCATCTCCAAGGCGGCGCTCGGACTCTTCTACAAGACCTCGCTGCGCATCCGCGACCCCAAGGCCTTCGAGGCCCTGCCGCGCGAGAGCATCGTCATCTACCTGATGAACCACCGCTCGAACGCGGACTATGTGCTCGCGTCGTATGGGCTCGCCGGCCAAGTCGCGATCTCGTACGCCGTCGGCGAATGGGCGCGCGTGTTCCCGCTCGAGTACCTGTTCAAGTCCTTCGGCTCGTACTTCATCCGCCGCCGCTATCGCGAGCCCCTGTATCACGCCGTGCTCGAACGCTATGTGCAGCTCATTACGCGCAATGGCGTGACGCAGGGCCTGTTCCCCGAAGGCGGCCTCTCCCGCGACGGGCGGCTGCGACCCGCCAAGATCGGCATGCTCGACTACATGCTCGGCACCGCGCGCGAGCCCGGCTTCGCCGAGCGTATGTACGTGGTGCCGGTCGGGCTCAACTACGATCGTG is a window from the Pseudogemmatithrix spongiicola genome containing:
- a CDS encoding MBL fold metallo-hydrolase, whose product is MTLLVSRRDARGRYLNTPPSRQPSIARVLTALWTERGAVTRPQAPVPIVPRRADDFHAAPADGLRVTWLGHASSIVEIEGLRFLLDPVWAERASPLGAIGPRRFHAPPLPLDALPVIDAVLLSHDHYDHLDAAAIRQLAARGLRFIVPRGLGAHLARWRVPAAQVLEMDWWEEVRLGGLRVVATPARHFSGRAWHFGDRDRALWCGFALIGAQRRFYYAGDSSYFGGFAEVGRAFGPFDAAMIEIGAYSQAWPDVHIGPEAAVRAARDARAGVFLPVHWGTFDLAFHGWTEPIERALVAAAREAQPIAVLRPGAQWTPSEGASVDRWWPSLPWRTAEQYPLPLP
- a CDS encoding fasciclin domain-containing protein — translated: MRFTIAALALVLGSTVASAQHAGHTMTGPAAAPAASTKDIVTVAVEAGSFTTLAAALQAAGLVETLKGPGPFTVFAPTDAAFAKLPAGTVQALLNDIPRLRAILTYHVVAGKVEAKDVVKLTSANTVQGQPISIRVVDGKVRINDATVVTPDVQASNGVIHVIDTVILPKN
- a CDS encoding 1-acyl-sn-glycerol-3-phosphate acyltransferase, with product MQGLSVPSWALPLAGLLTLAAAALWLWRRWTARLARRALLRFRARVDRFKLTGKRYIVQSLLADERIAAAVDAHATEHGVPRAPVWRRVETYLDEIVPSFNLFMYYQFGYAISKAALGLFYKTSLRIRDPKAFEALPRESIVIYLMNHRSNADYVLASYGLAGQVAISYAVGEWARVFPLEYLFKSFGSYFIRRRYREPLYHAVLERYVQLITRNGVTQGLFPEGGLSRDGRLRPAKIGMLDYMLGTAREPGFAERMYVVPVGLNYDRVLEDRTLLRELRTTEGGVPPSRLAQFREVLNFAVGSFGRLGTGRWKRYGRAAVVVGDPIPVAPWLADVAARGAPLFARERHERLAEVQRFCDDLMHRIGAVIPVTAVPLVCAALQTFDREVVEEQALFARIEELRDVLIAQGAEVVEPQREAGETFERAYRMLRMRRVLHREGDAFVILPRGRELISYYANGIAHLCGAYEQRVRAQDALPVDTLVGL